The Patescibacteria group bacterium sequence TATTCAGGTGCTTGTGGGGGTTATATAGATATTTTTGGATATCCTTTTACTCGTGGACGAATTTTCAATACTATAGAAGAAGATAGGGGACAGTATGATAAGGAAGTAGATCTTTTTTGGGCGAGTGGTGCAACAATGCTTATGAGAATGAGTGCGCTACGAAAAGTTGGAGGATTTGATGAAAGATTCTTTAATTATATGGAAGAGATAGATCTTTGTTTTAGACTTCATCGAGCAGGATATAGGGTAGTCTTCACACCCAAATCCTATGTTTATCATAAAGTAGCAGCAACTCTTTCACGAAAGCCTATGAAAAAACGTTTTTGGGAACACCGAAACAACATACTTATGATTATAAAAAATTATCCTTTAGGAAAACTCCTTTTGATTCTCCCTATAAGAATTTTATTGGAGTATCTTAGCTTTATATATTATCTAGGATCACAACAATTTGATTATGCACTGGCAGTTATCTACAGCCAAATTTCTCTTTTATACATGGGGCCGCTTTTTTTCATTCAAAGACTAAGTAAATCTGTTAAAGAAACCTCAAAAATGAAAAAAATTATCTACTCAAAGAGCATTGTAATCGATTATTATTTATTTAAAAAACGCAACTATCATTCTCTTGAATGGAGAGAAAACTAATGCGAATTATTTATCTTCTATTTAATACAAAAAAAAATGGTGGTAATAAAGTAATTCTTGACCAAGTATCTCAATTAATTTCATTTGGACATAATGTTGAAGTTATCACTATTTTAGGAAAAAGTTTTCATTGGTACAATCAAAAAGTTATTACCAAAAAAATTTCCATAAAAAATTTTTTTACTAGATATGATTATCTCATCTGTACTTTCTGGCCAACAGCATATATTGGACTATTTTTACCAGCTAAAAAAAAATCTTATTTTATCCAAGCTCTTGAAGAAAACTTCTCCAATAACTATATTTATAAGTTTCTTGTTCGTTTAACTTATAAACTTCCTTATAAATTTATTGTAACTACACAGTTTTTAAAAAAATCACTATTAACATATGGAATACCTAAAAAAAATATTTCCATCATCAATAATATTACTATCGATCCTCATTTCTTCCAAAAAAAACATAGGCGAATAAACAAAAGGAGAATCAAAATATTAACAGTTATGTCTTACTATTTACCCTATAAAGGTCCTGATATTTATCTACAGATTCTTAAAATGTTGAAACAAAATTACCCAATTTATACTACACTTGTCAGTATGGAAAGATATTCGCTGTCTCCGCTTGTTGATAAGTTTATTTCTAACCCTTCTGCGCAACAATTAGCTAGACTCTATTTATCACACGATATTTTACTTGTTACTAGTAGATCAGAAGGATTTTTCTTACCTGGAATTGAAGCAATGGCTGCTGGATGCCTAGTAATTAGTACTAA is a genomic window containing:
- a CDS encoding glycosyl transferase family 2, encoding MALPKVAIVVLNYNGWRETVHCLKTLLLTDYPQFTIHVLDNGSQRNELTILKRRFNDPRIVFHRIIKNIGYSGGNNYLFNKINEKYIALVNNDVEVPSNWLKPLVNVLEKDKTIAIVQPKILWFKNKRYFDYSGACGGYIDIFGYPFTRGRIFNTIEEDRGQYDKEVDLFWASGATMLMRMSALRKVGGFDERFFNYMEEIDLCFRLHRAGYRVVFTPKSYVYHKVAATLSRKPMKKRFWEHRNNILMIIKNYPLGKLLLILPIRILLEYLSFIYYLGSQQFDYALAVIYSQISLLYMGPLFFIQRLSKSVKETSKMKKIIYSKSIVIDYYLFKKRNYHSLEWREN
- the cps1B gene encoding glycosyltransferase family 1, which produces MRIIYLLFNTKKNGGNKVILDQVSQLISFGHNVEVITILGKSFHWYNQKVITKKISIKNFFTRYDYLICTFWPTAYIGLFLPAKKKSYFIQALEENFSNNYIYKFLVRLTYKLPYKFIVTTQFLKKSLLTYGIPKKNISIINNITIDPHFFQKKHRRINKRRIKILTVMSYYLPYKGPDIYLQILKMLKQNYPIYTTLVSMERYSLSPLVDKFISNPSAQQLARLYLSHDILLVTSRSEGFFLPGIEAMAAGCLVISTNSGGILTYAKHNYNAYIFKDIDQIINIFDELLHNHQLETRIRNNAYRTAEKYRTISSSDVLKRTFSL